Proteins encoded together in one uncultured Sphaerochaeta sp. window:
- a CDS encoding ABC transporter ATP-binding protein: MSHVIEMLNIRKEFPGIVANDDITLQVEQGEIHAILGENGAGKSTLMSILFGLYHADKGQIKVKGKEVRINDPNDANELGIGMVHQHFQLVQNFTVTENIILGKEGGFILDRRTASKKIKDLSEKYGLNINPNMIIEDITVGMQQRVEILKMLYRNAEILIFDEPTAVLTPQEIEDLMGIMRNLVAEGKSVILITHKLNEIKAVADRCTVIRRGKLIGVVDVKDTSTAKMASMMVGRPVSFKVDKKPAQVGRVILDIHDLKVMSSKKVLGVKDFSLSVKAGEIVGIAGVDGNGQTELIEAITGLRAAESGSIILDGNDITNADIRRRNEIGLGHIPEDRQKRGLVMSSSVFNNVAIKEYYHSPFSKKGILEADYLREYAQKVVGQFDVRSGEGIFSLAGKLSGGNQQKLIVGREVVADPELLIAVQPTRGLDVGAIEYIHSQLVAHRDKGHAVLLVSFELDEIFNLSDRIAVMNSGELIDIVKTSETNEDEVGLMMAGIKRKEGEQ; encoded by the coding sequence ATGAGCCACGTTATTGAGATGTTGAACATACGCAAGGAGTTTCCTGGAATCGTTGCAAACGATGACATCACCTTGCAAGTGGAACAGGGAGAAATTCATGCCATTCTCGGTGAGAATGGAGCAGGAAAATCTACCCTCATGAGTATCCTTTTCGGGTTATATCATGCCGATAAAGGGCAGATAAAAGTCAAAGGGAAAGAAGTAAGGATCAATGATCCCAACGATGCCAATGAGCTTGGTATCGGGATGGTGCATCAGCACTTCCAGCTAGTACAGAATTTCACGGTTACCGAAAATATCATTTTAGGCAAAGAGGGAGGCTTCATTCTTGATCGTAGAACTGCATCCAAGAAGATCAAGGACCTCTCAGAAAAATATGGGTTAAATATAAATCCAAACATGATCATTGAGGACATAACCGTTGGGATGCAACAACGTGTGGAAATCCTTAAGATGCTCTATCGAAATGCTGAGATACTGATTTTTGATGAACCGACGGCAGTACTTACTCCTCAGGAAATTGAAGACCTGATGGGTATCATGCGCAACCTGGTAGCAGAAGGGAAATCAGTTATCTTGATCACCCATAAACTGAATGAGATCAAGGCCGTTGCCGACCGATGTACGGTTATTCGTAGAGGAAAACTCATCGGGGTGGTGGATGTAAAGGATACCTCCACTGCAAAAATGGCATCAATGATGGTGGGTAGACCTGTTAGTTTCAAAGTTGATAAGAAACCTGCCCAAGTGGGTCGTGTAATCCTGGATATCCATGACTTGAAGGTTATGAGTAGCAAGAAGGTTCTTGGTGTCAAGGATTTTTCCCTTTCTGTGAAAGCAGGTGAAATAGTGGGTATCGCCGGAGTCGATGGCAATGGACAAACCGAGCTAATCGAGGCGATTACTGGACTAAGAGCCGCTGAAAGTGGTTCCATCATTCTTGATGGAAATGACATCACCAATGCTGATATTCGCAGGCGCAATGAGATTGGGCTTGGACATATTCCTGAGGACAGACAGAAACGAGGGTTGGTAATGAGCTCTTCAGTGTTTAATAATGTTGCCATCAAGGAGTACTACCACAGTCCTTTCAGCAAGAAAGGTATTCTTGAAGCTGACTATTTGCGTGAATATGCCCAGAAAGTGGTTGGACAGTTTGATGTCCGCAGTGGTGAAGGCATTTTCTCTCTTGCAGGAAAGCTTTCTGGAGGCAATCAGCAGAAATTGATTGTAGGTCGTGAGGTCGTTGCTGATCCTGAGCTACTGATAGCAGTCCAACCGACCAGGGGACTGGATGTAGGGGCAATTGAATATATACACTCCCAACTGGTAGCACACCGTGATAAGGGCCATGCAGTCTTGCTGGTCTCCTTTGAGTTGGATGAAATTTTCAACCTTTCTGATAGGATTGCTGTCATGAATAGTGGGGAGTTGATTGATATTGTGAAAACCTCAGAGACAAATGAGGATGAGGTCGGCTTGATGATGGCCGGCATAAAGCGAAAGGAAGGTGAACAATGA
- a CDS encoding ABC transporter permease, producing MKSLKKRELQSNAFLVAVSAVVLGLIAGAILMASIGSNPFAGFWYLFRGSLMNIERIGNTLATATTLMLVGLSVAFAFRTGLFNIGASGQMLVGGLCATIVAHKVFLPRPLFLAVLIGAALAGGAIWGVIPGFLKAKFNVHEVVATIMMNWIAYWSVYYFVPAYLKGPSLETESASIAVSQSLRTDWLTNLFNGSYMNLGFFIAIIAVILIKFILDKTTLGFSLKAVGANRFCAEYAGIKVNRNVVISMMIAGGLAGLAGLSFYTGYSRNMQIGVMPSQGFDGIAVALLGASNPLGVFFSALFFGILQSGKGFMNAMTSVPPEIADTIIAVIIYFTATSVLFKRFWDAVFKRRNNRINPQEEPVVTTPEKEDK from the coding sequence ATGAAATCATTGAAAAAACGAGAACTGCAAAGCAACGCCTTCCTCGTCGCAGTCAGTGCAGTGGTCCTTGGCTTGATCGCCGGTGCCATTCTTATGGCTTCAATCGGAAGCAATCCCTTTGCAGGGTTTTGGTACTTGTTCCGTGGAAGTCTGATGAATATTGAAAGAATTGGAAATACCTTGGCAACAGCAACTACCTTGATGTTGGTAGGCCTTTCTGTTGCTTTTGCTTTCAGGACAGGACTATTCAACATTGGTGCAAGTGGGCAGATGTTGGTCGGTGGCCTTTGTGCAACGATTGTTGCCCATAAGGTGTTTCTTCCCCGTCCACTCTTCTTGGCTGTCTTGATCGGAGCGGCCTTGGCTGGGGGAGCAATCTGGGGAGTTATTCCTGGATTCCTCAAAGCCAAGTTCAACGTGCATGAAGTTGTTGCAACCATTATGATGAACTGGATTGCCTACTGGTCGGTCTATTACTTTGTTCCTGCCTATCTCAAGGGTCCCTCCCTGGAGACTGAGAGTGCCAGTATTGCAGTTTCCCAATCCCTCAGAACAGATTGGTTGACCAACCTGTTCAACGGATCGTACATGAACCTTGGTTTCTTTATAGCGATTATTGCAGTGATCCTGATCAAGTTCATCCTGGACAAGACAACGCTGGGATTCAGTCTGAAAGCGGTTGGTGCCAACCGTTTCTGTGCTGAGTATGCTGGGATTAAGGTGAACCGAAATGTGGTAATCTCCATGATGATCGCAGGTGGGCTGGCAGGTTTGGCTGGGCTCTCCTTCTATACAGGGTATTCAAGGAATATGCAGATTGGAGTCATGCCTTCCCAGGGTTTTGATGGAATTGCTGTCGCGCTTTTGGGTGCCAGCAATCCACTGGGAGTCTTCTTCAGTGCACTGTTCTTTGGAATCTTGCAATCTGGAAAAGGGTTCATGAATGCCATGACCAGCGTTCCGCCAGAGATCGCCGATACCATCATTGCCGTAATCATTTACTTCACGGCAACCAGTGTTTTGTTCAAGCGTTTCTGGGATGCTGTATTCAAACGACGAAATAACAGGATCAATCCCCAAGAGGAACCTGTGGTAACAACACCCGAGAAGGAGGACAAGTAA
- a CDS encoding ABC transporter permease, protein MWDTLVSIFPYAIAYTIPMLMTSLGGLYSERSGVTNLGLEGLMLVGYFASAITIKMSEATLGINALPVGLLVGVAAGAIFSLLHAFASINLKADQVISGTAINMLAAALTVYLARTISGSGNVRIMMGIVRENIPFLSKIPIIGPLFFSQSYWTTWVCLIIWGLSWILLYKTSFGLRLRACGEHPSAVASAGINVHKMRYFGVAMSGALAGLGGSVILITYSGEFNGTVAGLGFLSIAALIFGQWKPLGILGATFFFGIATTIANVSQVIPSLQVIPPVFFKIFPYVATLLALVLFSKNSAAPKASGEPF, encoded by the coding sequence ATGTGGGATACCTTGGTAAGTATTTTTCCGTATGCAATCGCCTATACGATTCCCATGTTGATGACCTCCCTTGGGGGTTTGTACAGCGAACGAAGTGGTGTCACCAACCTTGGGCTGGAAGGCTTGATGTTGGTTGGATACTTTGCGAGTGCCATTACGATCAAGATGAGTGAGGCAACCTTGGGGATCAATGCACTCCCCGTAGGATTGCTTGTCGGTGTTGCCGCTGGTGCAATCTTCAGCCTTCTCCACGCGTTTGCTTCGATCAACTTGAAGGCTGACCAAGTAATCAGTGGAACAGCAATCAATATGTTGGCAGCTGCCCTCACCGTATATCTTGCCAGAACAATCAGTGGAAGCGGAAATGTCCGTATTATGATGGGTATCGTTCGTGAGAATATCCCGTTCCTTTCCAAGATACCGATTATCGGACCTCTTTTCTTCAGTCAGTCCTACTGGACTACATGGGTCTGTCTGATCATTTGGGGACTTTCGTGGATCCTGTTGTACAAGACCAGTTTTGGCCTTCGTCTCCGTGCTTGTGGAGAACACCCCTCTGCAGTTGCCTCAGCTGGAATCAATGTACATAAGATGCGCTATTTCGGTGTTGCCATGAGTGGTGCTCTTGCAGGATTGGGAGGGTCGGTCATCTTGATAACCTACTCAGGTGAGTTCAATGGTACGGTCGCCGGTCTCGGCTTCCTCTCCATTGCTGCCTTGATCTTTGGACAGTGGAAACCGTTGGGTATTCTTGGTGCAACATTCTTTTTTGGAATTGCAACAACAATTGCCAATGTCAGCCAGGTCATTCCTTCCTTGCAGGTGATTCCTCCTGTCTTCTTCAAGATTTTCCCGTATGTAGCCACCTTGTTGGCTTTGGTGCTATTCTCGAAAAATTCCGCTGCTCCGAAGGCAAGTGGAGAACCGTTCTAA
- a CDS encoding purine-nucleoside phosphorylase produces MDTLMDKMQEAAMYITSRIGDEPVSIGMVLGSGLGGLADELEDAVAISYKDIPHFPVSTVYGHKGRLVAGMLEGKRVLCMQGRFHYYEGYGMDQVVFPIQVMHALGIEQLLVTNAAGGVNESYKPGDLMLISDHIKLIADSPMRGPNYESLGERFFDMTNAYNKDLCALAREEAKKQDISLQEGVYMFFAGPSYETPAEICAARTLGADAVGMSTVPEAIAASHMRMKVLGISCITNMASGILDQPLSHTEVMETGDQVKEAFTSLVRSVTKVWPV; encoded by the coding sequence ATGGATACTTTAATGGATAAAATGCAGGAAGCTGCAATGTATATCACCTCTCGTATCGGGGATGAACCCGTTTCAATTGGTATGGTTTTGGGTAGTGGGCTTGGAGGGTTGGCTGATGAGCTGGAGGATGCTGTTGCCATATCCTATAAGGATATACCCCATTTTCCTGTCTCCACAGTGTATGGCCATAAAGGTCGCTTGGTTGCTGGTATGCTGGAAGGTAAGCGTGTGTTATGCATGCAGGGCCGCTTTCACTACTATGAAGGGTATGGTATGGACCAGGTGGTCTTTCCCATCCAGGTGATGCATGCCCTCGGTATTGAACAGCTCTTGGTAACCAATGCTGCCGGTGGAGTGAATGAATCCTACAAGCCGGGCGATTTGATGCTGATCAGTGACCACATCAAATTGATTGCCGACAGCCCTATGCGTGGGCCCAATTATGAGAGTCTTGGAGAGAGATTCTTTGATATGACCAACGCCTATAACAAGGATTTGTGTGCCTTGGCAAGGGAGGAAGCGAAAAAACAGGATATTTCCTTGCAGGAAGGGGTCTACATGTTTTTTGCGGGGCCATCGTACGAGACACCAGCTGAAATTTGTGCAGCAAGGACGCTCGGAGCAGATGCAGTGGGAATGTCCACGGTACCTGAAGCAATTGCTGCAAGCCATATGCGTATGAAGGTGCTGGGGATCAGTTGCATCACCAATATGGCATCAGGAATCCTGGACCAGCCGCTGAGTCATACCGAGGTCATGGAGACAGGCGACCAGGTGAAAGAAGCCTTTACTTCTCTGGTTCGCAGTGTGACAAAGGTCTGGCCTGTATGA
- a CDS encoding cupin domain-containing protein produces MNIQTLVEQLGLEPLPGEGGFFKRVHSFMEEGRLLGSVIYYLVTEESYSSLHYLSTDEAWFFLEGDPLEQLVLKSDGSHELRLLGKASRGNQPLSIIQGGCWQGTRLQGNHGWALCATTMCPSYDQSIYKQGTVELVGEYPQCPDIRRFLAKEE; encoded by the coding sequence ATGAACATCCAGACACTGGTAGAGCAATTGGGTCTGGAACCTCTTCCAGGGGAAGGTGGATTCTTTAAACGGGTTCATTCTTTCATGGAGGAAGGCCGCTTGCTTGGCAGTGTCATCTACTATCTGGTCACCGAAGAAAGCTACTCCTCGCTCCACTATCTCTCTACTGACGAGGCATGGTTTTTTCTCGAGGGTGATCCGTTGGAGCAGCTGGTACTCAAGAGTGATGGTAGTCATGAACTACGTCTGTTGGGAAAAGCTAGCAGGGGAAACCAGCCTCTCTCCATAATACAGGGAGGGTGTTGGCAGGGAACTAGACTCCAAGGGAATCATGGTTGGGCTTTATGTGCTACCACCATGTGTCCTTCCTATGACCAGAGTATTTACAAGCAAGGTACTGTAGAACTGGTGGGTGAGTATCCACAGTGTCCTGATATAAGAAGATTCTTAGCGAAGGAGGAGTGA
- a CDS encoding SDR family NAD(P)-dependent oxidoreductase, translating into MRSILVSGGTSTLGRAICERFAKAGERVYCGYASNRETADELAASYGSSLIPLHLDIQDAGSIASSLQELEGLDVLVNNSGVFSVFTPTELLESEWRRIFDINVTGLFRLTQQCIPLLRERKGSIVNIASINALHPGFGGTSHYDASKGAVVAYTKSLAKELGPSIRVNAVAPGLLKAAYLDDANPLKQHYEERSLLHSLVDPGEVAKVVQLLSDCSAMTGELVGVDCGYLMG; encoded by the coding sequence ATGCGCAGTATTCTAGTAAGCGGAGGAACCAGTACCTTGGGCAGGGCAATCTGTGAACGATTTGCCAAAGCTGGGGAGCGGGTGTACTGCGGTTATGCATCAAACAGGGAAACAGCTGATGAATTGGCAGCTTCCTATGGCTCCTCCTTGATCCCTCTCCATCTCGATATTCAGGATGCAGGGAGTATTGCTTCATCACTCCAGGAACTGGAAGGACTTGATGTCTTGGTGAACAACAGCGGGGTGTTTTCTGTTTTCACCCCAACTGAGTTGTTGGAATCGGAGTGGAGGCGTATCTTTGACATCAATGTAACCGGTCTATTCAGGCTGACCCAGCAGTGTATCCCGTTACTCAGGGAAAGAAAGGGGAGTATTGTCAATATTGCAAGTATCAATGCGCTTCATCCTGGGTTTGGCGGTACGAGCCATTATGATGCATCAAAAGGGGCGGTAGTTGCATATACGAAAAGTCTGGCAAAAGAACTGGGGCCATCGATTCGTGTAAATGCGGTAGCTCCAGGGTTATTGAAGGCTGCTTATCTTGATGATGCGAATCCATTGAAACAACACTATGAAGAGCGCTCCTTGCTCCACTCATTGGTAGATCCAGGAGAGGTGGCGAAGGTGGTTCAATTATTGTCTGACTGTAGTGCGATGACCGGTGAGCTGGTCGGCGTTGACTGCGGATATCTCATGGGGTGA
- a CDS encoding metallophosphoesterase produces the protein MKILCISDETDPLVYSKNISSRYGDVDIVISAGDLPLKYYEFIISSLNKPLFFVFGNHNLEYLHQFVEQSPLLSQYGYNKDGKVQTLPPFGGGDFADGKVLYDKKHGLIIAGLGGAMRYNKGAHQYSEREMFFRMVKMVPKLLFNRLFRGRWVDILLTHAAPLGLGDDTDRCHQGFSTFLTFMQWFKPRYLLHGHIHLHDMNANRHHVYKQTKVINIFQNYILDDPALGKGKEDGKNGR, from the coding sequence ATGAAAATACTGTGTATTTCAGATGAGACAGACCCCTTGGTATACTCCAAGAATATTTCCAGCCGATATGGAGATGTCGATATTGTGATCTCAGCAGGCGATCTCCCTCTCAAATATTATGAGTTCATTATCTCGAGCCTGAACAAGCCCCTTTTCTTTGTGTTTGGGAACCATAATCTCGAGTATCTGCATCAATTCGTTGAACAGTCGCCCCTTCTCTCGCAGTATGGCTACAACAAGGATGGAAAGGTACAAACCTTGCCTCCTTTTGGTGGTGGGGATTTTGCAGACGGTAAGGTGTTGTATGACAAGAAGCATGGTCTGATCATTGCTGGTCTTGGTGGGGCCATGCGCTACAATAAGGGGGCGCACCAATACTCTGAGCGTGAGATGTTTTTCAGGATGGTGAAAATGGTACCGAAACTATTGTTCAACCGTTTGTTCAGGGGAAGGTGGGTCGATATCCTGCTCACCCATGCAGCACCCCTTGGCCTTGGCGATGATACTGATCGTTGTCACCAAGGGTTTTCCACTTTTTTGACTTTCATGCAATGGTTCAAGCCTAGGTACTTGCTTCATGGTCATATTCATCTGCATGATATGAATGCCAACAGACATCATGTGTACAAACAGACCAAGGTCATCAATATCTTTCAGAACTATATACTGGATGACCCTGCACTAGGAAAGGGGAAAGAAGATGGTAAAAATGGGCGTTGA
- a CDS encoding transcriptional regulator, which translates to MVKMGVDLSSQTNEDFEKARSRGRMQSLLSSLAWKNSDLLSFYAVTELLKPKNETYRGMRTIPVNQIIGSEGRYQDFSMAFYPKKELLRSRWRSIDRATKEYVILPPISVYKLGKWYFVRDGNHRVSVAKTQGVEFIDAEVVELDSQIPLEAGLTMKGLRKRVVDYERERFISQYNTTYLPMDEILFTSPGSYPEMVNHILVHKYYLNEGKEEEISFEEGSKSWYEKVYRPIVEEVQRARLLASFPGNTEADLYMWIVRHWDNLKHMSGSQEVSIESATHDYKTRYGRGRLVRWVNWIRYFFSKN; encoded by the coding sequence ATGGTAAAAATGGGCGTTGATCTGAGTTCCCAGACAAATGAGGACTTTGAAAAAGCTCGTTCCAGAGGAAGAATGCAATCTTTGCTCAGCAGCTTGGCATGGAAAAATTCAGATCTCTTGAGCTTTTATGCGGTAACCGAGTTGTTGAAACCCAAGAATGAGACGTATCGGGGAATGAGAACCATTCCTGTAAATCAGATAATCGGAAGCGAAGGAAGATATCAGGACTTTTCCATGGCTTTCTATCCGAAGAAGGAACTGCTCAGGTCCCGATGGAGAAGTATTGACCGAGCAACAAAGGAATATGTAATCCTTCCCCCCATCTCTGTCTATAAACTTGGAAAATGGTACTTTGTGCGGGATGGAAACCATCGTGTCTCGGTTGCAAAGACCCAAGGTGTGGAATTCATCGATGCAGAGGTTGTTGAACTGGACAGCCAGATTCCCTTGGAAGCTGGACTGACCATGAAGGGCTTGCGCAAGCGGGTGGTTGATTATGAGAGAGAGCGGTTCATCTCCCAGTACAATACGACCTATCTCCCGATGGATGAGATTCTCTTCACCTCTCCTGGGTCCTACCCGGAGATGGTTAATCATATCCTCGTCCATAAATACTACCTCAATGAGGGAAAGGAAGAAGAAATCAGCTTTGAGGAAGGATCTAAGTCCTGGTACGAGAAGGTTTATCGTCCTATTGTTGAGGAGGTGCAACGGGCCCGGTTGCTTGCATCATTTCCCGGGAATACCGAGGCTGACCTGTATATGTGGATCGTGCGTCACTGGGATAACCTCAAGCATATGAGTGGTAGCCAAGAGGTGAGCATAGAGAGTGCCACCCATGACTATAAGACCCGTTATGGACGGGGCCGGTTAGTACGCTGGGTTAATTGGATTCGATACTTCTTCTCCAAGAATTAA
- a CDS encoding NAD(P)H-dependent oxidoreductase, whose product MKRCSIIIHSVSGNCYIIGSYLKELMAERNVDARLYRVDDPDLHIWANTQETTNDYYEDILALPIVSTSTLLKSDMVILGSPTRFGNISAEMKTFLDTTLSLSKDKSLETKFFACFTSCSNSTCEGAHTLTAMIYWAQSMGMLHIPFGVHDELDFCDQPVSGIVHLAGKEGAIRPSDRLGKEMEVYADTLSAYIQE is encoded by the coding sequence ATGAAGCGTTGTTCCATCATTATTCATAGCGTAAGTGGCAATTGCTATATTATCGGGTCCTATCTGAAGGAACTCATGGCTGAACGAAATGTCGATGCACGCCTCTACCGCGTTGACGACCCTGATCTGCACATCTGGGCAAACACGCAAGAGACTACCAATGACTACTACGAAGACATTCTTGCTCTTCCTATTGTCAGCACTTCGACACTGCTCAAGAGTGATATGGTCATTTTAGGCAGTCCGACAAGATTTGGGAATATTTCAGCAGAGATGAAGACCTTCCTGGATACTACGCTCTCCCTAAGCAAGGACAAGAGCCTGGAAACAAAGTTCTTTGCCTGCTTCACCAGTTGCTCAAACTCAACCTGTGAAGGTGCACATACCCTTACAGCCATGATCTATTGGGCACAGTCAATGGGAATGCTCCATATCCCGTTTGGGGTGCATGACGAACTGGATTTCTGTGACCAGCCAGTTTCAGGAATCGTCCACCTTGCAGGAAAGGAAGGAGCCATTCGCCCAAGCGATCGTCTTGGCAAGGAGATGGAGGTGTACGCTGACACGCTCAGCGCCTACATACAAGAGTAA
- a CDS encoding ATP-binding cassette domain-containing protein, with protein MEEIIRLEHATVRRQGTAILDDVSFSVFNNEHVAIIGPNGAGKSTLVQVISEEIHPLYSEQTRRILFGKERWQVLQLRQHMGIVSQTIQYLCNSTYRAWEIALSGFFSSIGLDFHHQITQEQIEIVESVMRRYGVWQLKDKQMNRLSSGEARRILLCRASVHDPQVMLLDEAVSNLDFPSRHQYRETLETLDQAGKTIILATHELSEIIPAIRRIVVMKEGKIVADGEKKDILREELLSDVYGANVFVDERNGLYTAWC; from the coding sequence ATGGAAGAGATCATACGCCTCGAACATGCCACGGTACGACGGCAGGGCACCGCAATTCTGGATGATGTCTCATTCTCTGTTTTCAACAATGAACACGTGGCCATCATAGGACCAAACGGTGCAGGGAAAAGCACTTTGGTGCAGGTTATCAGTGAAGAGATCCACCCGCTGTACAGTGAGCAGACAAGGCGAATCCTCTTCGGAAAAGAGCGATGGCAAGTCCTGCAACTTCGCCAGCATATGGGCATTGTAAGCCAAACAATCCAGTATCTGTGTAATTCTACCTATCGGGCTTGGGAAATAGCCCTATCTGGCTTTTTCAGTTCCATCGGACTTGATTTCCACCATCAGATAACCCAAGAACAGATTGAAATCGTAGAATCTGTTATGCGCCGCTATGGTGTATGGCAGCTGAAGGACAAACAGATGAATCGACTCTCCAGCGGGGAGGCAAGAAGGATTCTCCTCTGTCGTGCAAGCGTACATGACCCCCAGGTGATGCTACTTGATGAGGCCGTCTCAAACCTGGATTTTCCCAGCCGTCATCAATACAGGGAGACCCTGGAAACCCTTGACCAGGCAGGTAAAACCATTATTCTGGCGACTCATGAGCTGAGCGAGATTATCCCTGCAATCAGGAGAATCGTGGTGATGAAAGAAGGGAAAATTGTTGCAGATGGAGAAAAGAAAGATATTCTGAGAGAGGAATTGCTCTCAGATGTGTATGGAGCAAACGTCTTTGTTGATGAGCGCAACGGCCTCTACACTGCCTGGTGTTGA
- a CDS encoding GntR family transcriptional regulator produces MDKEVEMEYIAQTKTARVAAALEEMILDKRIKSGSFLPSQQMLAQKFNTSSRPIREALKLLEAKGLVVIMQGRRAQVRSNSLNQYVESISTSIVNSKISHAKLMRNLMQVRITVATSAAREFTRLENREEYLAQLWSASHKMEAAVPLILHRDAQALKNFNNAEAEFHRTLVYANGNQILSTIYSNLSPMLDTAMTSIKFTPAQIEKRSKDYTYLCEALQNGQTDLAVALVLVTLTTLEKKVMDHYPDEDAIASYA; encoded by the coding sequence ATGGATAAGGAAGTTGAAATGGAGTATATAGCCCAGACAAAGACAGCAAGAGTTGCTGCCGCCTTGGAAGAGATGATTCTAGACAAACGAATCAAAAGTGGCTCTTTCCTCCCTTCCCAACAGATGCTTGCCCAGAAGTTCAATACTTCAAGCCGGCCGATCAGGGAAGCTCTGAAACTTCTTGAAGCAAAGGGCTTGGTGGTTATCATGCAGGGGCGGAGAGCCCAAGTAAGAAGCAACAGCCTCAACCAATACGTGGAGTCAATATCCACATCAATTGTCAACAGCAAGATTAGTCATGCAAAACTGATGCGCAACCTGATGCAGGTCAGGATTACCGTTGCCACCAGTGCAGCGAGAGAGTTCACGCGTCTGGAAAACAGGGAGGAGTATCTAGCTCAGCTATGGAGTGCAAGCCACAAGATGGAGGCAGCAGTTCCCTTGATACTCCACAGGGATGCACAGGCGTTGAAAAACTTCAACAATGCTGAAGCAGAGTTTCATCGTACCCTTGTCTACGCAAATGGGAACCAGATTCTCTCCACTATCTACAGCAATCTCTCACCTATGCTTGATACGGCTATGACTTCAATCAAATTCACCCCAGCACAGATTGAGAAGCGCTCAAAGGACTATACGTACCTTTGTGAAGCTCTCCAGAATGGGCAAACTGACTTGGCTGTTGCACTTGTATTGGTGACACTGACCACCCTGGAGAAAAAGGTCATGGACCACTATCCTGATGAAGATGCAATCGCCTCCTACGCATAG